One window from the genome of Dyadobacter sp. CECT 9275 encodes:
- a CDS encoding PSP1 domain-containing protein, whose translation MNVFDWLSHMDVPSSQRFDVVEVKFKGGRKEYFRNINQLEFYTGDCVVCEMASGQHIGTVSLQGELVRLQMKRKNVVINDDLHVIYRVANEKDLDKHTQAMAREMPTLYRTREIIRELKLNMKLSDVEFQSDNTKTTFYYSSEERVDFRELIKLLASEFKVRIEMRQISLRQEASRLGGLGSCGRELCCSTWLTDFKNISTSAARYQNLSLNPAKLSGQCGRLKCCLNYELETYIDALKDIPAVDAPLKTKKGIATLQKTDIFKKIMWFGFDKETNWYPVAIEKVLEIIELNKKDIIPESLEILTPEPDKSLDKGPQKLNSDLENLDRKYSEEQKKKKKKKNRTGKNKNGNKPQAAAPTTQQSKI comes from the coding sequence ATGAACGTCTTCGACTGGCTAAGCCACATGGATGTGCCTTCCAGCCAGCGTTTTGATGTTGTAGAAGTTAAATTTAAAGGAGGAAGAAAAGAGTATTTCAGGAATATAAATCAGCTGGAATTTTATACCGGCGACTGCGTAGTCTGCGAAATGGCCTCTGGTCAGCATATTGGTACCGTTTCCCTGCAGGGAGAATTGGTGCGGCTTCAGATGAAACGAAAAAATGTGGTCATCAATGACGACCTGCATGTGATCTACCGCGTTGCCAATGAAAAAGACCTTGATAAACATACCCAGGCAATGGCCAGGGAAATGCCCACGCTTTACCGCACCAGGGAAATTATCCGGGAATTAAAGCTGAATATGAAGTTGTCCGATGTTGAATTTCAGTCGGATAATACCAAAACTACTTTTTACTATTCATCCGAAGAACGCGTTGATTTCCGGGAACTGATCAAATTACTGGCTTCCGAATTTAAAGTGCGTATTGAAATGAGGCAGATCAGCCTCAGACAGGAAGCCAGCAGGCTCGGCGGGCTCGGCTCTTGCGGAAGAGAACTGTGCTGCTCTACCTGGCTGACGGACTTCAAGAATATTTCAACTTCGGCAGCCCGCTACCAGAACCTTTCGCTGAATCCTGCTAAACTTTCGGGCCAGTGCGGGAGGCTTAAATGCTGCCTCAATTACGAGCTGGAGACCTACATTGACGCGCTGAAAGATATACCGGCAGTGGATGCCCCGCTTAAAACCAAAAAGGGCATTGCTACCCTACAGAAAACGGATATCTTTAAGAAAATCATGTGGTTTGGCTTTGACAAGGAAACCAACTGGTATCCCGTGGCGATTGAAAAAGTACTTGAAATTATTGAGCTCAATAAAAAAGATATTATACCGGAATCGCTGGAAATTCTTACTCCCGAACCTGACAAAAGTTTGGACAAAGGACCTCAGAAACTGAATAGTGATCTTGAAAACCTTGACCGTAAGTACAGCGAGGAACAGAAAAAGAAGAAAAAGAAGAAAAACAGGACTGGGAAAAATAAGAACGGAAACAAACCCCAGGCGGCAGCACCGACAACACAACAAAGCAAAATCTGA
- the lhgO gene encoding L-2-hydroxyglutarate oxidase: protein MYDIVVIGGGIVGLATALRLKEQKPSLKLLLLEKENGVARHQTGHNSGVIHSGLYYKPGSLKATNCIRGYQMLIDFCNREGVPYDLCGKVVVATSEEQRPLLRNLYERGMQNGLVNNRMISQAEIKEIEPHVNGLEGIWVPYTGIIDYTAVSEKYADCLRKLEGEIRFGQKVTDIKNRNTHSEVVTANGSVFETRLVVNCAGLYSDKIAQLTQAENIKVQIIPFRGEYYKIRPEKHHLVRNLIYPVPDPNFPFLGVHFTRMIEGGVEAGPNAVFAFKREGYKKTDINFPELLEALAWPGFRKVAAKYWRTGMGEYYRSFSKAAFTKALQELIPEIESTDLIPGGAGVRAQACDYDGGLLDDFSIIENKGAINVCNAPSPAATSSLSIGQTVSERVLARI from the coding sequence ATGTACGATATTGTTGTTATCGGTGGCGGGATTGTCGGTCTTGCCACAGCCCTGCGTTTAAAGGAACAGAAACCCTCGCTGAAACTGCTACTACTTGAGAAAGAAAACGGTGTGGCCCGGCATCAGACAGGCCACAATAGCGGGGTAATTCATTCGGGACTGTACTATAAACCGGGAAGCCTGAAAGCCACCAACTGTATCCGCGGTTATCAGATGCTGATCGACTTCTGCAACCGTGAAGGCGTTCCCTATGACCTGTGCGGGAAAGTGGTGGTGGCCACCAGCGAGGAGCAGAGGCCCTTACTGCGAAATCTGTACGAAAGAGGAATGCAGAATGGGCTGGTAAATAACCGGATGATATCCCAAGCCGAAATAAAGGAAATCGAACCCCATGTGAACGGTCTGGAAGGTATATGGGTACCTTATACCGGAATTATTGACTACACGGCCGTTTCTGAAAAATATGCCGACTGTCTTCGTAAACTGGAGGGGGAAATCCGTTTCGGGCAAAAAGTGACGGATATCAAAAACCGCAATACGCACTCAGAAGTAGTTACCGCAAACGGTAGCGTATTTGAAACCAGGCTGGTTGTGAATTGCGCCGGCCTTTATTCCGATAAAATTGCCCAGCTTACACAGGCTGAAAACATAAAAGTACAGATCATTCCTTTCCGGGGCGAATACTACAAAATACGCCCCGAGAAACATCACCTCGTCAGAAACCTGATATACCCCGTTCCAGACCCCAATTTCCCCTTCCTGGGCGTCCATTTCACAAGGATGATAGAAGGAGGCGTAGAAGCCGGACCCAACGCTGTATTTGCCTTCAAACGTGAAGGTTACAAAAAAACGGATATTAATTTTCCGGAACTGCTGGAAGCGTTGGCCTGGCCTGGTTTCAGAAAAGTAGCCGCCAAATACTGGCGCACCGGTATGGGTGAATATTATCGGTCATTTTCGAAAGCAGCATTTACAAAAGCATTACAGGAACTGATACCGGAAATTGAAAGTACTGACCTTATTCCGGGTGGAGCAGGCGTGCGGGCACAGGCCTGCGACTATGACGGCGGCCTGCTGGATGATTTTTCGATCATTGAAAACAAAGGAGCTATCAATGTATGTAATGCTCCCTCTCCGGCGGCAACGTCATCGTTGTCCATTGGACAAACTGTTTCCGAAAGAGTGCTGGCGAGGATCTGA
- a CDS encoding OmpA family protein, translating to MKKVYVFLFFLCILSGSVAGQKLRTSTAAPQQGLLETILDSLRKKPSMAGVRIKMKNINFETNSAAIKPVSKVYLDTIASVLNQLPSIVFEITGHTDNVGNAEANRKLSLNRAKSVRDYLVTIGRIRASRVSFQGYGSLRPVATNKTEFGKSQNRRVEMEFVGLDQTQKNEILFMNGQKEEVLFIYRDDANKKILYKLNESSPLLEVKTTEVSQIRFADGTSVVFQPIVREEIKQKFDDPTGDQNLSFTPSAPKPRKAFGVTVYGEGLYVIESLSKNWSDLNTGIGMLQGFGGGIQLSYFLTSKVGVTFQTGFSQWQVERKYVSMVPEKILQFTAEDKVTRIPLQVGLKLYPIRNIYFNPFGGGQLTKRTTKTSELHPNGLQTITTKGFIPAVGAAIGFEKYFGPVFLDVAAQYHYILNKDFSEITDPLHFAGLRIGIGFKSKEIK from the coding sequence ATGAAAAAAGTTTATGTATTTCTTTTTTTTCTCTGCATCCTCTCAGGTTCAGTAGCTGGGCAGAAATTGAGGACCTCCACAGCGGCACCACAGCAAGGCCTGCTGGAGACAATTCTGGACTCACTCCGTAAAAAACCATCCATGGCCGGTGTCAGGATCAAGATGAAGAACATCAATTTTGAGACCAATTCGGCGGCGATCAAGCCGGTCAGTAAGGTATATCTGGATACGATTGCTTCCGTTTTGAATCAGTTGCCCTCTATCGTTTTTGAAATAACGGGGCATACGGATAATGTCGGAAATGCCGAAGCCAACAGGAAATTATCTTTAAACCGGGCTAAATCGGTAAGAGATTATTTGGTGACAATCGGTCGTATCAGAGCCAGCCGGGTGAGTTTTCAGGGCTATGGCTCCCTGAGACCGGTGGCCACCAACAAAACGGAGTTTGGAAAAAGCCAGAACAGACGTGTGGAAATGGAATTTGTCGGGCTTGACCAGACGCAGAAAAATGAAATTCTTTTCATGAACGGACAAAAGGAGGAGGTCCTGTTCATATACAGAGATGATGCCAACAAAAAGATTCTCTACAAACTCAATGAGTCCTCGCCCCTGCTGGAAGTAAAAACGACAGAGGTTTCGCAGATCAGGTTTGCTGATGGTACCAGTGTGGTATTCCAGCCCATTGTAAGGGAAGAGATAAAGCAAAAATTCGATGATCCAACAGGAGATCAAAATTTATCTTTCACACCTTCGGCGCCTAAGCCCAGAAAGGCTTTTGGAGTAACCGTTTATGGAGAAGGACTGTATGTGATTGAAAGTCTTTCTAAAAACTGGTCGGACCTCAACACGGGTATTGGAATGCTGCAGGGTTTTGGCGGAGGAATTCAACTGAGTTACTTTTTAACCAGCAAGGTAGGCGTGACTTTCCAGACAGGATTTTCACAATGGCAGGTGGAAAGAAAATATGTGAGCATGGTGCCGGAAAAAATACTACAGTTTACTGCGGAAGACAAAGTAACCCGGATTCCCCTTCAGGTTGGGTTGAAACTCTATCCTATCCGGAATATTTATTTCAACCCATTCGGAGGAGGGCAGCTAACCAAACGTACCACGAAAACTTCGGAGTTGCACCCCAATGGCCTGCAGACGATCACGACCAAAGGATTTATTCCGGCGGTGGGTGCGGCCATAGGTTTTGAGAAATATTTCGGCCCGGTTTTCCTGGACGTGGCCGCGCAGTATCACTATATACTCAATAAGGATTTTAGTGAGATAACCGATCCGCTGCACTTCGCAGGATTACGCATCGGGATCGGATTTAAATCAAAAGAAATTAAGTAA
- the purD gene encoding phosphoribosylamine--glycine ligase, with protein MNILILGSGGREHAFAWKIAQSPLCDNLYVAPGNAGTASVATNLPVSYNDFKAIGEEVVARNIELVIVGPEEPLVNGIVDYFETEPSLKKVKIIGPNKTGAQLEGSKDFSKQFMHKYGIPTSTSQSFTAETLETGVEYLERHSLPIVLKADGLAAGKGVIIAEKYDEAEKAFREMLVDGKFGEAGNKVVVEQFLRGIELSVFVLTDGENYKILPEAKDYKRIGENDTGLNTGGMGAVSPVAFADANFLRKVEERVVKPTLAGLKSEGIRYVGFIFIGLMNVKGDPYVIEYNVRMGDPETEVVLPRIQSDFAMLMAATAKGTLHDFEMNISPQVAVTTVLVSGGYPGDYEKGKVITGSEKVEDVYLYHAGTTFNGNTEVVTNGGRVMALTGVANSLENAVHKSQRAAQVVQYEGKYFRHDIGMDLIRYNA; from the coding sequence ATGAATATACTAATATTGGGTTCGGGAGGAAGAGAGCATGCTTTTGCCTGGAAAATTGCTCAAAGCCCCCTTTGCGATAATTTATATGTTGCTCCCGGAAATGCCGGGACGGCTTCCGTTGCAACCAATTTACCCGTCTCCTATAATGATTTTAAAGCCATTGGTGAAGAAGTAGTCGCCAGGAATATCGAACTGGTAATCGTTGGGCCGGAAGAGCCGCTGGTGAATGGAATTGTAGATTATTTTGAGACAGAGCCTTCCCTGAAAAAAGTAAAAATTATTGGCCCGAATAAAACCGGCGCACAACTGGAGGGCAGCAAAGATTTTTCCAAGCAGTTCATGCATAAATATGGCATTCCTACCTCAACCTCACAGAGCTTCACCGCCGAAACCCTTGAAACGGGAGTTGAATACCTGGAGCGCCATTCTCTGCCCATCGTACTAAAGGCCGATGGCCTGGCAGCCGGGAAAGGGGTAATCATTGCGGAGAAATACGATGAGGCCGAAAAAGCTTTCAGGGAGATGCTCGTGGATGGAAAGTTTGGGGAGGCTGGCAACAAAGTAGTTGTGGAACAGTTTTTGAGAGGCATTGAACTTTCCGTTTTTGTATTAACCGATGGCGAAAACTATAAAATCCTTCCCGAAGCAAAAGACTACAAAAGGATAGGAGAAAATGATACAGGACTTAATACGGGCGGTATGGGTGCTGTTTCACCGGTCGCATTTGCGGATGCCAATTTTCTGAGAAAAGTAGAAGAAAGGGTGGTAAAACCGACACTTGCCGGATTAAAGAGTGAAGGCATCCGTTATGTGGGTTTCATCTTCATAGGGTTGATGAACGTTAAAGGAGATCCCTATGTCATTGAATATAATGTAAGAATGGGTGACCCGGAAACGGAAGTAGTATTGCCCAGGATACAATCTGATTTTGCGATGCTTATGGCGGCTACCGCTAAAGGCACGTTACATGACTTTGAAATGAATATATCGCCTCAGGTAGCTGTTACCACGGTTCTGGTTTCGGGCGGTTATCCGGGTGACTACGAAAAAGGAAAGGTAATTACCGGAAGTGAAAAAGTAGAAGATGTGTATTTATACCACGCAGGTACTACTTTTAATGGAAATACCGAAGTCGTTACCAATGGAGGACGTGTAATGGCCCTCACCGGCGTTGCCAATTCTCTTGAAAATGCTGTCCATAAATCTCAGCGTGCTGCGCAGGTAGTACAATATGAAGGGAAATATTTCCGGCACGACATCGGTATGGATTTAATTCGTTATAACGCTTGA
- a CDS encoding response regulator has protein sequence MDPLKILIVEDDLQTAHEIQACAEEAGHQVTGIARDAKGAMKLVKNDPPDIAVIDIKLGKLPEAGIAIAQEILSQHWIPFIYLSSYSDPATVEKARKTFPSAYLLKPFRPQELLIQISVAHTNFFNQSRNINHQTMNQNNFYLPFDNGHEQITTRDILYLEAKGACVNVYLMNRIGPKMIGMTLGNLSQYFTTPNFFRLSRSLFINMDHRKRIERTHIYLGDEKVVVVEISEANRKELLKKLKVVRTK, from the coding sequence ATGGACCCGCTGAAAATATTAATTGTAGAGGACGATTTACAAACTGCCCATGAAATACAAGCCTGCGCAGAGGAAGCAGGACACCAGGTAACAGGTATAGCAAGAGACGCAAAAGGTGCCATGAAACTGGTAAAGAACGATCCGCCTGATATTGCAGTAATTGACATCAAACTAGGTAAACTTCCGGAAGCTGGTATTGCTATTGCCCAGGAAATCCTGTCGCAGCACTGGATACCTTTTATTTATCTTTCCTCTTACTCCGACCCGGCTACGGTCGAAAAAGCCCGAAAAACGTTTCCCTCTGCTTATTTACTGAAACCCTTCCGGCCGCAGGAACTGCTCATCCAAATCAGCGTGGCCCATACTAATTTTTTCAACCAGAGCAGAAACATCAATCATCAGACTATGAACCAGAATAACTTTTATCTTCCGTTTGATAACGGACATGAACAGATTACCACAAGGGATATTCTCTATCTGGAGGCAAAAGGCGCGTGCGTGAATGTGTATCTGATGAACCGCATAGGTCCCAAAATGATCGGTATGACACTCGGAAATCTGTCGCAATATTTTACAACACCTAATTTTTTCCGCCTTTCCCGTTCGTTGTTCATCAATATGGATCACCGCAAGCGCATTGAACGAACCCATATCTATCTGGGTGATGAAAAAGTTGTTGTAGTAGAGATTTCGGAAGCTAACCGAAAGGAGCTTTTAAAAAAACTTAAAGTAGTGCGCACCAAATAA
- a CDS encoding anhydro-N-acetylmuramic acid kinase has protein sequence MKLHIDNLHTIAHKDSRNIIGLMSGTSLDGLDVAFCKIKGNGTETLLKVEQFITVPYDEAFKEKVRKIFAKREIDFQDLCLLNPYIGTEHGKMILQCLQNWQIEPETVDLIASHGQTVFHAPKKQHRLAEFPNGTLQIGDGDHIAVTTGITTVSDFRQKHVAAGGEGAPLAVYGDYYLFSKKGENRILLNMGGIANFTVLPGNMDPELIFTTDTGPGNTLIDAYMRRFFRKPYDENGEAAAKGTVNGILLDSLKKIPFFDAPFPKTTGPEVFNFDYVENAIQKSKLTSLSRNDIIATLTQLSADTIVTSIQKIIDSSDQYTVYASGGGAHNPVLMAAIQNQLQHCSVKQLEVLGVSGDAKEAVLFAVLANETVAGAHMSFGSREGVPGITMGKISFPG, from the coding sequence ATGAAACTGCATATCGATAACCTGCATACCATAGCCCACAAGGACTCCAGAAACATCATAGGGCTCATGTCAGGTACCTCCTTGGACGGACTGGACGTGGCGTTTTGCAAAATAAAAGGAAATGGTACGGAAACCTTATTGAAGGTAGAACAATTCATTACAGTACCTTATGATGAAGCATTTAAGGAAAAAGTGAGGAAAATATTTGCCAAAAGAGAAATTGACTTTCAGGACCTTTGCCTGCTCAATCCCTATATAGGGACAGAACATGGGAAAATGATCCTGCAGTGCCTGCAAAACTGGCAAATAGAACCCGAAACCGTTGATCTGATCGCAAGCCATGGGCAAACGGTTTTTCACGCACCAAAAAAACAGCACCGACTGGCAGAATTCCCCAATGGCACCCTCCAGATCGGAGATGGGGATCATATTGCTGTTACAACCGGTATCACAACGGTAAGTGACTTCAGGCAAAAACACGTAGCGGCAGGGGGCGAGGGGGCTCCACTGGCGGTTTACGGCGACTACTATCTGTTTTCAAAAAAAGGGGAGAATCGGATTCTCCTCAATATGGGAGGAATCGCCAATTTCACTGTACTCCCCGGAAACATGGATCCCGAGCTGATTTTCACGACAGATACAGGCCCTGGTAATACCTTGATTGATGCTTACATGCGTCGCTTTTTCAGGAAACCTTATGACGAAAACGGAGAGGCTGCTGCCAAAGGAACCGTTAACGGGATACTGCTGGATAGCCTTAAGAAGATACCCTTTTTTGACGCACCATTCCCTAAAACCACCGGCCCCGAAGTTTTCAATTTCGATTATGTGGAGAATGCCATTCAGAAATCAAAGCTTACTTCACTTTCGCGGAATGATATTATCGCAACTTTGACCCAGCTCAGTGCAGATACCATTGTAACTTCCATCCAGAAAATAATCGACTCCTCGGATCAGTATACCGTTTACGCCAGCGGCGGAGGCGCTCATAACCCGGTACTGATGGCAGCCATACAAAACCAGCTTCAGCATTGTTCTGTAAAACAACTGGAAGTGCTGGGAGTATCTGGCGATGCAAAGGAAGCCGTTTTATTTGCGGTACTGGCCAATGAAACAGTTGCCGGCGCACACATGTCTTTCGGCTCACGGGAAGGCGTACCGGGGATCACCATGGGGAAAATTTCTTTCCCCGGCTGA
- a CDS encoding YfaP family protein, with the protein MFRSYYILIVSVFFLLMGSCTRTTEIEVDPIVVDPSDPNSFSRYIILPDGTVRIVGAPPASNQTGTRPSITAGANTVIISSNGSTVAIPFGFNIPSGSTVEGFYVQVEGSDSYFVVQPDPNNPGQFTLPIGIPAASLSGRFCVNVWVYDDLNRVSTPVTQCVDIQKLGTGSLQVNLAWDTDNTDIDLHVIEPGGEEIYFGDKRSNVTGGQLDRDDTDGYGPENIFWENAPDGEYKVFVHYYGGTPRTRYFITINTASGSRSYNGILEREDDQKDVVTIRKRGDQYSF; encoded by the coding sequence ATGTTCCGATCATATTACATCCTTATCGTTTCGGTTTTTTTCCTCCTGATGGGGAGCTGCACCCGAACTACAGAAATCGAAGTTGATCCTATTGTGGTGGATCCTTCCGATCCCAATTCTTTCAGCCGGTACATCATTTTGCCAGATGGAACGGTGCGTATCGTGGGGGCACCGCCTGCATCAAACCAGACGGGCACTCGGCCCAGCATCACCGCCGGGGCGAATACCGTAATCATTTCGAGCAATGGTAGTACAGTTGCTATTCCGTTTGGTTTTAATATTCCTTCGGGCAGTACGGTTGAAGGCTTTTATGTGCAGGTAGAGGGATCGGATTCCTATTTTGTTGTGCAGCCAGACCCAAACAATCCGGGCCAGTTTACTTTGCCGATCGGTATTCCGGCGGCATCCCTGAGCGGAAGGTTCTGTGTGAATGTGTGGGTCTATGACGACCTGAACCGGGTGAGTACTCCTGTTACACAATGCGTGGATATTCAAAAGCTTGGTACCGGTTCGTTGCAGGTTAATCTGGCTTGGGATACCGACAATACCGACATAGATCTTCACGTGATTGAGCCTGGCGGTGAAGAAATTTATTTTGGAGATAAGCGCTCCAATGTCACCGGCGGGCAGCTGGACAGGGACGACACGGATGGTTACGGTCCTGAAAACATTTTTTGGGAAAATGCGCCGGACGGTGAATACAAGGTATTTGTGCATTACTATGGAGGTACACCCCGGACGCGCTATTTCATAACGATTAATACTGCCTCGGGATCCAGGAGTTACAACGGGATACTGGAACGTGAGGACGACCAGAAGGACGTGGTGACGATCAGAAAACGCGGAGATCAGTACAGTTTCTAA
- a CDS encoding VWD domain-containing protein, with product MKKYLRISLSLVVFAATVFWPTACKRIVEVPAEQAGGDNIVDIHENVYVLDSNQNNQLLELTPSYLLFKSDPQVGNGHISVTAQMSSLRTGDILLGYISEKAPRGFAAEITRIIDVAGNIRMEYKFAPLNKIFKRIHKTFEFTFGTESLSAEFPLSLTTTGAGGVTSGTVEGKIAVSGEYQGKGLIEIFIEDSNWKKFKVKHTIDKKFNASASLKGSAKAKFEKNLLCKELNTKVFLVFGIPVMITPVVRLDAGMEFDGSAKVEGNIFSLNHSSATGKEWNKCGGPSCWQDINEENPQPDPAPVSLEIKGKVEASIEGKMEDYFYQFFDVDCEVKEYGFSVGVGMKFFGGFEGACSTLQKGLNVIYYFGVELKAFVDVKLLDLIEATPTISYDWKAKSDPWALLSELCGDEPDPVPDNTEPVPTSISTGDPHITTLDRARYSFMAVGEFVALKSTTDKFEVQARQQEVASKNNSGQVSFNTGVAVNTGNDVVCVYPPNRITVNKQAISFDFENYALSNGGSIRKDGSQLYIRNANGDQVEVRLFAQDLDYYITLNINRKSKVKGIIGNYDGNAANDLVTSTGQAVANNYQSLYPVFADSWRIKQAESLFIYDSGKSTESYTDRNFPRTQVNLTSAQEAAARNICAQQGVTDPVTLQNCITDVALTGDNSYAQRAEVSENNGALRNFSIGNFNNFRNDVGLYEATMSGEGVRFNDLNCSGSCALPAIYWKDKLDFSKGFETEMTFTATKVVATSNDNSLGVCGIETASSSSPSVYSTLLSGAFDSNAQKKTSTRVAVASGQVTNNGSMIANVFDGQRHRLRVVVSRSSAGNGFSGNYKIYLDGASAPAASGNFTQNQYFRNMLFPSLYGENVLVHSWTMKSLM from the coding sequence ATGAAAAAATATTTAAGGATATCGCTTTCGCTGGTGGTTTTTGCGGCAACCGTGTTCTGGCCAACGGCCTGTAAAAGGATTGTTGAAGTACCAGCCGAGCAGGCTGGCGGAGATAATATTGTTGACATACATGAAAATGTATACGTGCTGGACAGCAATCAAAATAACCAGTTACTTGAATTAACACCGTCGTACTTGTTGTTTAAAAGCGATCCACAAGTAGGAAACGGACACATTTCAGTCACTGCTCAGATGTCATCACTCAGGACAGGAGATATTCTTTTAGGATATATTTCAGAAAAGGCACCAAGAGGTTTTGCTGCGGAAATTACCAGGATTATAGATGTTGCAGGTAATATAAGGATGGAGTATAAATTCGCTCCGCTGAATAAAATATTCAAAAGGATCCACAAAACGTTCGAATTTACTTTTGGTACGGAGTCGTTGTCAGCAGAATTTCCACTCAGTCTTACAACTACTGGTGCAGGAGGAGTTACGTCTGGAACGGTTGAAGGAAAAATTGCGGTATCAGGTGAATACCAGGGCAAGGGTTTAATTGAAATTTTTATTGAAGATTCCAACTGGAAAAAATTCAAGGTCAAACATACTATTGATAAAAAATTTAATGCATCTGCTTCTCTGAAAGGAAGTGCAAAAGCCAAATTTGAGAAAAATTTGTTATGTAAGGAATTAAATACAAAGGTCTTTCTGGTCTTTGGTATACCAGTGATGATTACACCTGTTGTGAGGTTGGATGCAGGAATGGAGTTTGACGGCAGTGCCAAGGTAGAAGGAAATATTTTTTCTCTTAATCATTCTTCAGCCACGGGCAAAGAGTGGAATAAATGTGGTGGACCTTCATGCTGGCAGGACATTAATGAAGAGAACCCCCAACCGGATCCAGCTCCGGTTAGTCTTGAAATTAAGGGCAAGGTCGAAGCCTCAATCGAAGGGAAAATGGAGGATTATTTTTACCAGTTCTTTGATGTAGATTGTGAAGTAAAGGAATATGGCTTTTCTGTTGGAGTTGGGATGAAATTTTTTGGAGGGTTCGAAGGTGCATGCAGTACCTTACAAAAGGGTTTAAATGTTATATATTATTTTGGGGTAGAATTAAAAGCCTTTGTAGATGTGAAATTACTGGATCTGATAGAGGCCACACCGACCATTTCCTATGACTGGAAAGCTAAATCTGATCCATGGGCTTTATTATCGGAGTTATGTGGTGATGAACCTGACCCCGTCCCCGACAACACTGAGCCTGTCCCAACTTCCATCAGTACCGGCGACCCTCACATCACTACGCTGGATCGGGCGCGGTATAGCTTTATGGCGGTGGGCGAGTTTGTGGCCCTGAAATCCACAACGGATAAGTTTGAAGTGCAGGCACGGCAGCAGGAAGTGGCATCCAAAAATAACTCTGGCCAGGTATCCTTTAATACGGGTGTTGCCGTGAATACCGGTAACGACGTTGTCTGCGTGTATCCGCCCAACCGTATCACTGTGAATAAGCAGGCCATTTCTTTTGATTTTGAAAATTACGCACTGAGCAACGGCGGGTCCATCCGTAAGGATGGATCGCAGCTCTACATCCGTAACGCCAACGGCGACCAGGTGGAGGTACGGTTGTTTGCACAGGATCTGGACTACTATATCACCCTGAATATCAACAGAAAAAGTAAGGTGAAAGGAATAATAGGAAACTATGACGGGAATGCCGCCAATGACCTTGTGACCAGCACGGGGCAGGCGGTTGCGAACAACTATCAGTCGTTATATCCTGTCTTCGCCGATAGCTGGCGCATCAAGCAGGCCGAGTCGCTGTTCATTTACGATTCAGGGAAAAGTACAGAATCCTATACCGATCGTAATTTTCCAAGAACACAGGTTAATCTTACCTCGGCACAGGAGGCGGCGGCACGCAATATTTGTGCGCAGCAAGGAGTGACGGACCCGGTCACGCTGCAGAACTGTATCACGGATGTTGCGCTTACCGGCGACAATTCCTATGCCCAACGAGCCGAAGTAAGTGAGAACAATGGTGCTTTACGTAATTTTTCGATTGGGAATTTCAACAACTTCCGTAACGATGTGGGACTTTATGAAGCTACAATGAGCGGGGAAGGGGTGAGGTTCAATGACCTTAACTGTTCCGGGTCCTGCGCTTTGCCAGCCATATACTGGAAAGACAAACTGGATTTTTCCAAAGGGTTTGAAACCGAAATGACATTTACGGCCACCAAGGTAGTGGCCACCTCGAATGACAACTCACTGGGGGTCTGTGGAATTGAGACAGCCTCGTCATCGAGTCCTTCGGTATATTCCACCTTACTTTCAGGAGCGTTTGACAGCAACGCCCAGAAAAAAACATCTACACGTGTTGCCGTTGCCAGCGGACAGGTTACCAACAACGGCAGTATGATTGCGAATGTTTTTGACGGGCAACGGCACCGTTTGCGTGTGGTGGTGAGCAGGAGCAGTGCTGGTAATGGTTTTAGTGGAAATTATAAAATATATTTGGACGGAGCTTCGGCACCGGCTGCTTCCGGAAATTTTACCCAGAATCAATATTTCAGGAATATGCTTTTTCCGAGCTTATATGGTGAGAATGTACTGGTGCACAGTTGGACAATGAAATCTTTGATGTAA